One region of Wyeomyia smithii strain HCP4-BCI-WySm-NY-G18 chromosome 3, ASM2978416v1, whole genome shotgun sequence genomic DNA includes:
- the LOC129729622 gene encoding probable 39S ribosomal protein L49, mitochondrial codes for MLSRTFINISRKNPSIFRISDKHVLLQNVPSATTDCSRMSSFRSSEPVGDINQFPQVEVVRNAPEWKYVERIIAPRVVPIPAAKQEYPSGWKPPSPKADLKYFVARTKNYMLPVYLRRTFRGQRIVTAVRRIDGDIWQLEAELRYLIEKKLDKPIVTRVNEMNGQIELKGDFVTIVEQFLLDKGL; via the exons atgttgtcCAGAACCTTTATAAATATTTCTCGCAAGAATCCTTCAATATTTCGCATTTCAGACAAACATGTCTTGCTTCAAAATGTGCCG AGCGCAACTACGGATTGTTCTCGGATGTCTTCGTTCCGATCATCGGAGCCAGTGGGAGATATCAACCAGTTTCCTCAGGTAGAAGTCGTGAGAAACGCTCCAGAATGGAAGTATGTGGAGCGTATTATAGCTCCTCGCGTTGTTCCAATTCCTGCTGCCAAACAGGAATACCCTTCAGGCTGGAAGCCTCCCAGTCCTAAGGCGGATCTGAAATATTTTGTTGCCCGAACCAAAAACTACATGCTTCCCGTCTATTTGAGGCGAACCTTCCGTGGTCAGCGAATTGTGACTGCTGTGAGACGCATTgatggtgatatttggcaactGGAAGCCGAGTTAAGATATTTGATAGAGAAAAAGTTAGATAAGCCTATAGTAACGAGGGTTAACGAAATGAACGGACAAATTGAACTAAAAGGCGATTTCGTTACAATCGTTGAGCAATTTCTTCTAGATAAAGGCCTTTGA
- the LOC129729536 gene encoding breast cancer metastasis-suppressor 1-like protein, with product MPPVKNEGESDADGDMSGGESDHSASSRAPDHDSSAEEADEPDSDDSSEMSEGECERRRADCLDNLTNLEKQFVILKEQLYKEKMSQVDQQLQEVRGGRSQEYLAPLQRLADNMNSRKEVAEILKNFRMENIRHKFESELQAARQHFDSEKHLAMDSIYEELMEKIRRLEEDRHNVDISWADWGTSTRTSKVRGPGRKKAVTVSGPYIVYMLREEDILEDWTSIRKALKRSTAAAT from the exons ATGCCCCCGGTAAAAAATGAAGGTGAAAGCGATGCGGACGGAGACATGTCTGGAGGAGAGTCCGATCACTCCGCTTCCAGCCGAGCCCCGGATCATGACTCCAGCGCGGAAGAAGCGGACGAACCGGATTCCGATGATTCTTCCGAGATGAGCGAAGGCGAATGCGAACGAAGACGAGCGGATTGTTTGGATAATCTTA CAAATCTGGAAAAGCAATTTGTGATTCTGAAGGAACAGCTGTACAAAGAAAAAATGAGTCAAGTTGACCAGCAACTGCAGGAGGTTCGTGGTGGTCGTTCCCAAGAGTACCTGGCGCCTCTGCAGAGGCTCGCGGACAATATGAACTCCCGGAAAGAAGTGGCCGAAATCCTTAAAAATTTCCGAATGGAAAACATCCGGCATAAATTTGAGTCGGAGCTACAGGCAGCTCGACAGCATTTTGAC AGCGAAAAACATCTTGCCATGGATTCTATTTACGAGGAGTTAATGGAAAAGATTCGGAGGTTAGAGGAAGATCGGCATAATGTGGACATTTCCTGGGCGGATTGGGGAACAAGCACTAGAACTTCGAAGGTTCGTGGTCCCGGACGGAAAAAGGCGGTTACTGTTTCTGGACCGTACATTGTGTACATGCTGCGGGAAGAGGATATACTCGAAGATTGGACATCGATAAGAAAGGCACTGAAAAGATCGACTGCGGCCGCCACTTGA